A region of Phaeodactylum tricornutum CCAP 1055/1 chromosome 14, whole genome shotgun sequence DNA encodes the following proteins:
- a CDS encoding predicted protein, translating to MARLRIPPHILTALGAASPAIYGSWFALNKCEASAKTDSRSRIVFLGTGSSTGCPRPLCPMIFQPNQSKKQEETTETKAMKERLAPFCKVSNLAIEGDPKTNKNYRNNPSLVIAFDDNGVQKHVLIDCGKTFREGALRWFPTLGINSLDAVVLTHEHADAAFGLDDVRGFQRTEGGFAGNSQFRQVPMPLYVSQQCLNEIAERFPWLFPELQSRADIALVDKAVVKRHVASLDVHVMEPFKAVNIEGLEIIPLPVMHGEDLVSFGYAFTVGQTNVVYLSDISRMLPETLAFISKSRPPTDILVVDALHPTRDNPVHFSLNYALNLVNEIKPRRTFVVGMNCDSFLPHDQANKDLRDSYVNIQLAYDGQVVEC from the coding sequence ATGGCGAGATTACGAATACCTCCGCATATACTGACGGCCCTGGGTGCCGCATCCCCCGCAATTTACGGATCTTGGTTTGCGTTGAACAAGTGTGAGGCGTCGGCAAAGACCGACAGCCGATCAAGGATCGTTTTCTTAGGTACTGGATCATCAACAGGATGTCCACGCCCCCTTTGTCCGATGATTTTTCAGCCCAACCAATCAAAGAAGCAAGAAGAGacgacggaaacgaaagcCATGAAAGAAAGGCTGGCTCCCTTTTGCAAGGTATCCAATCTTGCGATCGAAGGCGATCCGAAGACCAACAAAAATTATCGAAACAACCCTTCTCTTGTGATCGCTTTCGACGATAACGGGGTACAAAAGCACGTTCTTATTGATTGTGGGAAAACCTTTCGGGAGGGAGCCCTCCGATGGTTTCCAACATTGGGAATCAACAGTTTGGATGCCGTCGTTTTGACCCACGAACACGCCGACGCCGCCTTTGGCCTGGACGACGTAAGAGGGTTTCAACGAACCGAGGGAGGATTCGCCGGAAACAGTCAATTTCGTCAGGTGCCCATGCCTTTATACGTTTCGCAGCAATGTCTAAACGAAATTGCGGAACGCTTTCCTTGGCTCTTTCCGGAACTACAATCCCGTGCCGATATCGCCCTGGTCGACAAAGCTGTCGTGAAGAGGCACGTCGCCTCTCTTGATGTGCACGTCATGGAACCCTTTAAAGCAGTGAACATAGAAGGACTAGAAATTATTCCGCTACCAGTTATGCATGGTGAAGACTTGGTTTCTTTCGGATACGCATTTACCGTTGGGCAGACGAACGTCGTTTACTTGTCCGACATCTCTCGAATGCTGCCGGAAACATTGGCGTTCATTAGCAAAAGTCGACCTCCCACAGACATTCTGGTTGTGGACGCTTTGCATCCCACGCGCGACAATCCGGTTCATTTCAGTTTAAATTATGCCTTGAATCTAGTGAACGAAATAAAGCCAAGACGTACGTTTGTAGTGGGGATGAACTGCGATTCTTTCCTACCTCATGACCAGGCCAACAAAGACCTTCGAGACAGTTACGTCAACATTCAGCTCGCATACGACGGGCAAGTAGTCGAGTGTTAA